One genomic region from Paraburkholderia azotifigens encodes:
- the ftsH gene encoding ATP-dependent zinc metalloprotease FtsH: protein MNNNMFSKAAVWLVIALVLFTVFKQFDKPRVQEGVSYSQFMDDAKSGKVKSVIVQGRNLTVTPADGQKYQIVSPGDIWMVGDLMKYGVQVSGKADDEPNALVSALYYLGPTILIIGFWFYMMRQMQGGGKGGAFSFGKSRARLIDENNNAINFSDVAGCDEAKEEVSELVDFLRDPQKFQKLGGRIPRGVLLVGPPGTGKTLLARAIAGEAKVPFFSISGSDFVEMFVGVGAARVRDMFEQAKKHAPCIVFIDEIDAVGRHRGAGMGGGNDEREQTLNQMLVEMDGFEANSGVIVIAATNRSDVLDKALLRPGRFDRQVYVGLPDIRGREHIMKVHLRKVPIANDVDAAVIARGTPGFSGADLANLVNEAALFAARRGKRIVEMQDFEDAKDKIFMGPERKSAVIREDAKRATAYHESGHAVIAKLLPKADPVHKVTIIPRGRALGVTWQLPEHDNETYSKDYLLDRLAILFGGRVAEELFLNLISTGASDDFNKATSTARAMVARFGMTDALGPMVYVDDENDQSPFGRGFTRTISEATQQKVDAEIRRVLDEQYSLAKRLLDENRDKVEAMTAALMEWETIDADQINDIMAGRPPRSPKSSPSPGDASGGSSPGTEVKPGSATAPAT from the coding sequence TTGAACAACAACATGTTTTCGAAAGCAGCAGTGTGGCTGGTGATCGCACTGGTGCTGTTTACGGTGTTCAAGCAGTTCGACAAGCCCCGTGTCCAGGAAGGCGTTTCCTATTCGCAGTTCATGGATGACGCGAAGAGCGGCAAGGTCAAGAGCGTGATCGTCCAGGGACGCAACCTGACGGTGACGCCGGCTGACGGTCAAAAGTACCAGATCGTGTCGCCGGGCGACATCTGGATGGTCGGCGACCTGATGAAGTATGGCGTCCAGGTGAGCGGCAAGGCTGACGACGAGCCGAATGCGCTGGTATCCGCGCTGTACTACCTCGGGCCAACCATCCTGATTATCGGATTCTGGTTCTACATGATGAGGCAGATGCAGGGGGGCGGGAAAGGCGGGGCCTTCTCGTTCGGTAAATCCCGTGCTCGTCTGATCGATGAGAACAACAACGCGATCAATTTCTCGGATGTCGCGGGCTGCGACGAGGCCAAGGAAGAAGTGTCCGAACTGGTCGACTTCCTGCGCGATCCGCAGAAGTTCCAGAAGCTGGGCGGCCGTATTCCTCGCGGGGTGCTGCTGGTCGGCCCGCCGGGAACCGGTAAGACGCTACTCGCGCGCGCCATCGCCGGTGAAGCGAAAGTGCCGTTCTTCAGCATCTCGGGTTCGGACTTCGTCGAAATGTTCGTCGGCGTGGGCGCGGCCCGCGTGCGCGACATGTTCGAACAGGCGAAGAAGCATGCGCCTTGCATCGTGTTCATCGACGAAATCGACGCGGTCGGTCGCCATCGCGGCGCGGGCATGGGTGGTGGTAACGATGAGCGCGAGCAGACGCTGAACCAGATGCTCGTCGAGATGGATGGTTTCGAGGCGAACTCGGGCGTGATCGTGATCGCCGCGACGAACCGTTCCGATGTGCTCGACAAGGCGCTACTGCGTCCGGGCCGTTTCGACCGCCAGGTGTACGTCGGTTTGCCGGATATCCGTGGCCGCGAGCACATCATGAAGGTGCACCTGCGCAAGGTGCCGATCGCGAACGACGTCGATGCGGCAGTGATCGCACGCGGCACGCCGGGCTTCTCGGGCGCGGATCTCGCGAATCTGGTGAACGAAGCAGCGCTCTTTGCTGCGCGTCGCGGCAAGCGCATCGTCGAAATGCAGGACTTCGAGGACGCGAAGGACAAGATCTTCATGGGTCCGGAGCGCAAGTCGGCTGTGATCCGCGAAGACGCAAAGCGCGCGACGGCGTATCACGAGTCGGGCCACGCGGTGATCGCGAAGCTGTTGCCGAAGGCCGATCCCGTGCACAAGGTCACGATTATCCCGCGCGGCCGTGCGCTGGGCGTGACGTGGCAGCTGCCGGAGCACGACAACGAAACATATTCGAAGGACTATCTGCTTGACCGTCTGGCTATCCTGTTCGGCGGCCGTGTGGCAGAAGAGCTGTTCCTGAACCTGATCAGCACGGGCGCCTCGGACGACTTCAACAAGGCGACGTCCACGGCGCGCGCGATGGTTGCCCGCTTTGGCATGACGGACGCATTGGGACCGATGGTGTACGTCGACGACGAAAACGATCAGTCGCCGTTTGGCCGTGGTTTCACGCGCACCATTTCGGAAGCGACGCAGCAGAAGGTGGACGCGGAAATCCGTCGCGTGCTGGACGAGCAGTACAGCCTCGCGAAGCGTCTGCTGGACGAGAACCGCGACAAGGTCGAAGCGATGACCGCCGCGCTGATGGAGTGGGAAACGATCGACGCCGATCAGATCAACGACATCATGGCTGGCCGTCCACCGCGCTCACCGAAGAGCTCGCCGTCGCCGGGCGATGCTTCGGGCGGCAGCAGTCCGGGCACGGAAGTGAAGCCGGGCAGCGCAACCGCGCCGGCGACCTGA
- a CDS encoding RlmE family RNA methyltransferase → MAKNKFNTSWLHDHINDPYVKMAQREGYRARAAYKLKEIDEQDKLIRPGQVIVDLGAAPGSWSQYVRNKLAQGKNRDSQREGGIDGTIIALDLLPMEPIADVHFIQGDFREDNVLEQLEEVVGDRDVDLVISDMAPNLSGVAVADAARIEHVCDLALEFAQNHLKSDGALLVKCFHGSGYSQIVEKFKHQFKTVAARKPKASRDKSSETFILGRHLKRPR, encoded by the coding sequence ATGGCAAAAAACAAGTTCAACACGTCGTGGCTGCACGACCACATCAACGATCCGTACGTGAAAATGGCGCAGCGGGAGGGCTATCGCGCCCGCGCTGCGTACAAGCTGAAGGAAATCGACGAGCAGGACAAGTTGATTCGTCCTGGCCAGGTCATCGTGGATCTGGGCGCGGCGCCCGGCAGCTGGAGCCAGTACGTGCGCAACAAGCTTGCGCAGGGCAAGAATCGCGATTCGCAACGCGAGGGCGGGATCGACGGCACGATCATTGCGCTCGACCTGCTGCCGATGGAGCCGATCGCCGATGTGCATTTCATCCAGGGCGACTTCCGCGAAGACAACGTTCTCGAACAGCTGGAAGAAGTTGTGGGAGATCGCGATGTCGATCTTGTAATTTCGGATATGGCGCCCAACCTGTCGGGAGTGGCGGTGGCGGACGCCGCGCGGATCGAGCATGTGTGCGATCTCGCGCTGGAATTTGCCCAGAACCACCTTAAGTCCGATGGTGCCCTTTTAGTCAAATGTTTTCACGGCAGCGGCTACAGCCAGATTGTCGAAAAGTTCAAGCATCAGTTCAAGACGGTGGCTGCGCGCAAGCCGAAGGCGTCCCGGGACAAGTCGTCCGAGACGTTCATTCTCGGCAGGCATCTGAAGCGGCCCCGTTGA
- a CDS encoding YhbY family RNA-binding protein: MPALKISSEQRADLRSQAHALKPVVIIGAEGLTDAVLAEIKVHLKAHQLIKIRVFGDEREERIAIYEEICDRLSAAPIQHIGKLLVIWKPEKAATERAPATKAGAKTAARRGALPSAREAAEEAPSNKGRAPRVVKVVKATDNPMRRPKPQKVVVRGNERVTAGGNIKRAKKRQSSAKRMHQSSK; the protein is encoded by the coding sequence ATGCCCGCCCTCAAAATCTCTTCCGAACAACGCGCCGACTTGCGCTCCCAGGCTCACGCGCTCAAACCGGTCGTGATCATCGGCGCCGAGGGGCTGACCGACGCCGTGCTGGCCGAAATCAAGGTCCACCTGAAAGCGCACCAGCTGATCAAGATCCGCGTATTCGGTGACGAACGCGAAGAGCGCATCGCAATCTACGAAGAAATCTGCGATCGCCTGAGCGCCGCACCGATCCAGCATATCGGCAAGCTGCTGGTCATCTGGAAGCCGGAAAAGGCCGCGACCGAACGCGCCCCGGCAACGAAGGCTGGCGCGAAAACCGCCGCCAGACGCGGCGCGCTACCGAGCGCCCGTGAAGCCGCAGAAGAAGCGCCGTCGAACAAAGGTCGCGCACCGCGCGTCGTCAAGGTCGTCAAGGCGACCGACAATCCGATGCGCCGTCCGAAGCCGCAAAAAGTAGTCGTGCGCGGCAACGAGCGCGTCACGGCGGGCGGCAACATCAAGCGGGCCAAGAAACGCCAAAGCAGCGCAAAGCGCATGCATCAGTCGTCGAAGTAA
- a CDS encoding DUF4149 domain-containing protein: MPHRLFRLLTVVWVGSLLTIGYAVAPVLFTSLDRMTAGAVAAQLFRIEGVIGVVCGVLLLALCNVLVRRGGDAYRRLRWLIAGMLVCVLVGYFALQPFMNALRIAAQEAGTDVGHSAYASRFGMLHGVSSVFYLIESLLGIVLVWKLPAGAGIPVEQGAGRVAGRTAG, encoded by the coding sequence ATGCCGCATCGTCTGTTCCGCCTGCTGACAGTCGTGTGGGTCGGCAGTCTGCTGACCATCGGCTACGCCGTGGCGCCCGTGCTGTTCACGTCGCTCGACCGGATGACGGCGGGCGCGGTCGCGGCGCAGCTGTTCCGGATCGAGGGCGTGATCGGCGTGGTGTGCGGCGTGCTGCTGCTTGCGCTGTGCAACGTGCTGGTCCGGCGCGGTGGCGATGCTTACCGGCGTTTGCGCTGGCTGATTGCGGGCATGCTGGTGTGCGTGCTGGTTGGCTACTTCGCGTTGCAGCCGTTCATGAATGCGCTGCGCATTGCTGCGCAGGAAGCAGGTACGGATGTCGGCCACTCAGCCTATGCGAGCCGCTTCGGCATGCTGCACGGCGTGTCGAGCGTGTTCTATCTGATCGAAAGCCTGCTGGGTATCGTGCTTGTGTGGAAGCTGCCGGCGGGAGCCGGTATTCCGGTTGAGCAGGGCGCCGGACGAGTTGCGGGGCGGACGGCGGGGTAA
- the greA gene encoding transcription elongation factor GreA, translated as MSTIPLTKRGADQLRDELQRLKSVERPAVINSIAEARAQGDLSENAEYDAAKEKQGFIEGRIAEIESKLAAAQIIDPSAVDADGRVVFAATVDLEDLDSGDSVTYQIVGDDEADLEHGLISVSSPIARALIGKSEGDVASVQAPGGVREYEIIAVRYI; from the coding sequence ATGAGCACTATTCCATTGACGAAGCGCGGCGCAGATCAGCTGCGCGACGAATTGCAGCGTTTGAAATCGGTTGAGCGTCCTGCCGTCATCAATTCCATCGCGGAAGCGCGTGCCCAGGGCGATCTATCGGAAAACGCCGAGTACGACGCTGCAAAAGAGAAGCAGGGCTTTATCGAAGGGCGTATCGCCGAGATCGAGTCGAAGCTGGCGGCCGCGCAGATCATCGATCCGTCCGCTGTCGACGCCGACGGCCGCGTCGTGTTTGCCGCGACAGTCGATCTGGAAGATCTGGATTCGGGTGATTCGGTTACCTATCAAATCGTCGGCGACGACGAAGCTGATCTTGAGCACGGCCTCATCTCCGTCAGCTCGCCGATCGCGCGTGCGCTGATCGGCAAGTCGGAAGGCGATGTTGCTTCGGTGCAGGCGCCGGGCGGCGTGCGCGAATACGAAATCATCGCGGTCCGGTACATCTGA